The Flavobacterium sp. HJ-32-4 genome contains a region encoding:
- a CDS encoding aminotransferase class V-fold PLP-dependent enzyme — protein MKLHPADKIQDLQYFGEFGGVNPSISDSSTYTFLSAKTMFDTFEGNAEGCYLYSRHSSPSNLYLDQALAAMEGTESANVAASGMGAITSTLLQLCGNGDHIVASRTIYGGTYAFLKNFVPRMGITVTFVDITKIEAVEAAIQPNTKVLYCETVSNPLLEIADIPVLASVAKKHQLQLVVDNTFSPLSIAPAQLGADIVIHSLTKYINGSSDTVAGVTCASREFIHRLKNVNDGAAMLLGPTMDSLRSASVMKNLRTLHIRMKQHSHNAQVLAEKFEADGLRTVYPGLESHPGHETFKRMMNPEFGFGGMMTVDVGSLAKANELMELMQERNLGYLAVSLGFYKTLFSAPGTSTSSEIPVEEQKEMGLSDGLIRFSIGLDNDIERTYQMMRECMEETGVLAGVGSWQ, from the coding sequence ATGAAACTCCATCCGGCAGATAAAATACAGGACTTACAATACTTCGGTGAATTTGGTGGCGTCAACCCTTCGATTTCCGATTCCTCTACCTATACCTTCCTTTCGGCCAAGACCATGTTCGATACCTTTGAAGGCAATGCCGAAGGCTGTTATCTCTACTCCCGCCACTCGTCGCCCAGCAACCTCTACCTCGACCAGGCGCTGGCCGCGATGGAAGGAACCGAGTCGGCCAATGTAGCGGCATCCGGCATGGGGGCGATCACCTCTACCCTCTTACAGCTTTGCGGAAACGGCGACCATATCGTGGCTAGCCGCACCATTTACGGTGGTACCTATGCCTTTCTGAAGAACTTCGTGCCGCGCATGGGGATCACGGTTACCTTCGTCGATATTACCAAAATCGAGGCGGTAGAAGCAGCTATCCAACCGAATACGAAAGTGCTGTATTGTGAAACGGTCAGTAACCCGCTATTGGAAATCGCCGACATCCCGGTTTTGGCATCCGTAGCGAAAAAACACCAACTTCAGTTAGTCGTCGATAACACCTTCTCTCCCCTTTCCATCGCGCCGGCACAACTGGGTGCCGACATCGTCATCCACAGCCTTACGAAATACATCAACGGCAGCAGCGACACGGTAGCGGGTGTGACGTGTGCCTCGCGGGAGTTCATCCACCGACTTAAGAACGTGAACGACGGCGCAGCGATGCTGCTGGGCCCGACGATGGACAGCCTCCGGTCGGCTTCGGTCATGAAGAACCTCCGCACCCTGCACATCCGGATGAAACAACACAGCCACAACGCGCAGGTGTTGGCGGAGAAATTTGAAGCAGACGGACTGCGGACGGTGTATCCCGGACTCGAAAGCCACCCGGGGCACGAGACGTTCAAACGCATGATGAACCCCGAGTTCGGGTTTGGCGGCATGATGACGGTCGATGTCGGCAGTCTTGCCAAAGCCAACGAACTGATGGAACTCATGCAGGAGCGCAACCTCGGGTATCTCGCCGTGAGCCTCGGTTTCTACAAGACGCTGTTCAGCGCACCCGGCACCTCGACCTCAAGTGAAATACCGGTGGAAGAGCAAAAAGAAATGGGGTTGAGCGACGGACTCATCCGCTTTTCGATCGGGCTCGACAACGACATCGAACGCACCTACCAGATGATGCGGGAGTGTATGGAAGAAACCGGTGTTTTGGCGGGAGTGGGGAGTTGGCAGTAG
- a CDS encoding Lrp/AsnC family transcriptional regulator: MTLDATDRKLLMYLQQDAKQTTKELSNKLDLSVTAVYERIRKLEREGIISKYVALLEKGKVGKGFVVFCHVKLVQHTREFVTQFEKEVKSLPEVLECYHVSGDYDYILKVMVADMQAYREFLVTKLTTLHHIGSTHSTFMIGEVKNSALIELSN; the protein is encoded by the coding sequence ATGACCCTCGACGCGACAGACCGTAAACTCCTGATGTACCTACAGCAGGACGCGAAGCAGACCACGAAAGAGCTTTCCAACAAGCTCGATCTTTCGGTTACGGCGGTTTACGAGCGTATCCGCAAGCTGGAGCGCGAGGGTATCATCAGTAAATATGTCGCACTACTCGAAAAGGGCAAAGTAGGGAAGGGCTTCGTGGTATTCTGCCACGTAAAGCTCGTGCAGCATACCCGCGAGTTCGTCACCCAGTTCGAAAAAGAGGTAAAAAGCCTGCCGGAAGTCTTAGAGTGCTACCACGTTTCGGGCGACTATGACTACATCTTAAAAGTAATGGTAGCCGACATGCAGGCCTACCGCGAATTCCTCGTAACGAAACTGACCACGCTCCACCACATCGGCAGCACGCACAGCACGTTTATGATTGGGGAGGTGAAGAATTCGGCGTTGATAGAGCTTAGTAATTAG